The Streptomyces sp. NBC_00162 sequence GACGGAACGCTTCTTCCTCCCGCTCCTCAAGATCATCGTGCCCGACATCGTGGACTACCACCTGCCCGAGTCGGGCGGGTTCCACAACTGCGCGATCGTCTCGATCGACAAGAAGTACCCGAAGCACGCGCAGAAGGTCATGCACGCCATCTGGGGCGCGCACATGATGTCGCTGACCAAGCTGATCATCGTGGTGGACGCCGACTGCGACGTCCACGACCTGCACGAGGTGTCCTGGCGGGCGCTCGGCAACACGGACTACTCCCGGGACCTGACGGTCGTCGAAGGGCCGGTGGACCACCTGGACCACGCCTCGTACCAGCAGTTCTGGGGCGGCAAGGCGGGCATCGACGCCACCAAGAAGCTCCCCGAGGAGGGCTACACCCGCGACGGCGGCTGGCCCGACATGGTCGAGTCCGACCCGGCGACCGCCGCGCTCGTGGACCGCCGCTGGAAGGAATACGGGCTGTGAGCCCGATCGCGATGGGCGGCCCCGCCCTCTTCCTCGGCGGCGAGACGTACGTGGCCCTCGTGCGCCCGGAGCTCGACCCGGCCGACCCGGGCGTCCGGCGGGCCGCCGAGGAGGCGGGCGTCTCCCCGGAGGAGTTCGCCGGGCCCGGCAACATCTGGGCGCTGATGCTGGACTGGGCCGACGACGAGGGCGGCGAGGGCGGCGGCTTCGAGCTGCCGGGCCTGCGCGACTCCGAGGCGGACGACTTCGCCGAGCGGCTGCAGGCGGCCCTGGCCGCCGGCGGCCGGTTCACCGTCGAGGCCGGCGCCGTACTTCGGCTCGACGGCCGCCCGGTCGGCGAGGACTACGCCTTCACGGCCAGGATCACCCCGCCCGAGGGTGACGCCGAGGCCTTCCTGATCCTGGAGACGGACCCGGTCCCCACGGCCACGCTGCTGGCCGACCTCGAAGAGTTCCGCGGGAGCCTCGCATGATGACCACTGCCGACGGAGTGGTCGGGCCCGGCCCCGCACCCGAGGCCACCAACAAGATCAAGGCGTTCCTGCGGCTCGTGATGATCGAGCACTCGGTCTTCGCGCTGCCCTTCGCCTACATCGCCGCGCTCACCGCGATGTTCCAGCTCGACCGGAGCGTGCACTGGGGCAAGCTGCTGCTCGTCACCGTCTGCATGGTGGGCCTGCGGACCTTCGCGATGGCCGCCAACCGGATCATCGACCGCGAGATCGACGCGCGGAACCCGCGCACCGCCGGCCGCGAGCTGGTCACCGGCGCGGTCTCGGTCCGCTCGGCCTGGACGGGGGCGGGGATCGCGCTCGTCGTCTTCCTCGGCTCGGCGGCGCTGCTGAACCCGCTATGCCTGGCTCTGGCGCCCGTCGCGGTGATCCCGATGGTGGTGTACCCGTACGGCAAGAGGTTCACGAACTTCCCGCACGCCATCCTGGGCCTGGCCCAGGCGATCGGCCCGGTCGGGGCCTGGCTGGCGGTCACCGGCGAGTGGTCGTGGGACGCGGTGGTCCTGGGCCTCGCGGTGGGCGTGTGGATCGGCGGCTTCGACCTGATCTTCGGCTCCCAGGACGTCGCCGCGGACCGCGCGGAGGGCGTCAAGTCCGTCCCGGCCCGCTTCGGTGTCCCGGCCGCCCTGTGGGGGGCCCGCGGCGCGCACGTCGTGACCACGGCCCTGCTGGTCTGGTACGCCCTCGCCACGGACGCGGGGATGTTCTTCTGGGCGGGCCTGCTGATCGTGGTCTGCGCGTTCTTCTACGAGCACTCCATCGTGACGCCGCACGACCTGTCCCGTCTGAACCGCGCCTTCTTCACGGTCAACGGGTTCATCGGGATTGCCCTGTTCGTGTGTGCAGTGATGGATCTGGCGGTCCGGGGCCTGACCTTCTAGGCCCGGACAGGCCCTAGGCGATGGCGGGGCGGCGGACCGGCCGGCGGAAGAAGAGGGCCGTCACCACGCCCGCCACGAGGCCTATGAGGTGGGCGTACCAGCCGACGCCGTCCGCCGGCAGGATGCCGAGGAAGGCCGTGGTGCCCCAGAGCGCGGCGAGGGCGAGTCCCACTGCCGCGTTCAGCGGCTTGCGTTCGACGAAGCCGCGGACGACCACGTAGCCGAAGAGGCCGAAGACCAGCCCCGAGGCACCGGCCCCGACGCTGTTCGGAGGGGCGATCAGCCAGGCGCCGATGCCGACCGCGGCGATGTTCAGCGCGCTCACGGCCAGGAAGCGGCGGATGCCGCTGAGGGCGGCGATGAAGCCGAGGACCAACAGCGGAAGGCTGTTGGACGCCACGTGGCCGAAGCCGAAGTGCAGGAACGGATGGGCGGCGATGCCGATCAGCCGGTCGGGGTCGCGGGGGAAGATCCCGTACGCGTCCAGCGCGTGGCCGGTGGCGAAATCGATCGCCTCGATCACCCACAGCAGGGCCACCCAGCCGAGCATCAGCTTGGCCGCGGCCTTCGCCCGGTCGGTCTGTGTCCAGGCGTCCTGAGCCGTGCTCACCGTCGTCCCCCTTGTCGTGCCGTCCCACCCCCTGGAACGTCCGGCCACCTTAGCGAGTGCCCGCCCGTGGTGGCCGGATAGTCTCGGAGGTATGACTGAGCGCAAGCGCACCCCGTGGGTGGTAGGGGTTTCCGGGGCTTCCGGGACCCCGTACGCGGCGGCGGTGCTCCGCGGGCTGCTCGCGGCGGGGGAGAGCGTCGACCTGGTGGTCAGCCGGGCCTCGCGGCTCACCCTGCTGGACGAGACCGGGATCGCCTTCCGGGACGCGCACTGGCGGGACGATCTGACGGAGTGGCTGGCGCGCGGCGCCGACGGCAAGCCGGGGACGTTCGAGCCCGTCACGGGCGACGTGCGGTACTGGGGCGCCGGGGACCTGGCGGCCGGACCGAGTTCGGGCTCGTACCCCGTCAAGGGGATGCTCGTCGTCCCCGCCTCCACGGCGTGCGTGGCGGGGGTGGCGCTCGGGCTGTCGAAGGACCTGCTCCAGCGCGTGGCGAGCGTGACGCTCAAGGAGCGGCGCCGGCTGGTGGTGTGTGTGCGGGAGACCCCGCTGAACGGGCAGACGCTGAAGCATCTGGTGACGCTGGACGAGGCGGGCGCGATCGTGCTGCCCGCCTCTCCGGCGTTCTACGCGGGTGCGACGCACATCCAGGATCTGGTGGATTTCGTCGCGGGGCGGGTGCTGGACGCGGCAGGGGTGCCGCACCGGCTGTACCGCCGTTGGGAGGGGGAGCTGGGGAGCTCCCGGCCTCCGGAGGCAAGCGGTGGTTAGCGCTTCTTGGCGCTGCTCGGCCTGCGGGTCTTGTCCACGCGGTGGGCGGCGGACGGCTGGTCGGTGCGGGATCGGTTGGCCAGCTCCTGGAGCTGTCGCATGTGTGCGTAGGCCATCTCGATCGTGTACACGGTGAACCACTCCTGAAGATCGTCATTGATCTGTTGAAAGATTCACAGGGTGTTGACCCTGTGTGCCTTAGATTCTATACCTAGACTTGCAGGATCGCCGAATAATGGAAGGCTCCACGTAATGGACACGGTGGACAGGCAGCTCATCCAGGCACTTCGCGAGAACGGTCGTGCCTCGTATGCGGAGCTGGGCCGTCTCGTGGGCCTTTCCGGCCCCAGCGTCACCGACCGCATCAACCGGCTGGAGACGGCCGGCGTCATCACCGGCTACCGCGCGACCGTGAACGCGGCCTCGCTCGGCCTCGGCGTCACCGCGCTGATCGGGCTCTCCATGTCCGATGCCGCCGACCACGAGGACGTCGCCCGGCGGCTGCGCGACCTCGCCGAGATCGAGGACTGCTGGTTCATCGCCGGTGACGACTCCTTCATGCTGAAGGTGCGCGCCAACGACGTGGACGGCCTGGAGAAGATCATCCGCAGGCTCTCCGGCACCAAGGGCGTTTCCCGCACCCGTACCACCATCGTGCTCTCCACGAAGTGGGAGAACCGGGTCGGGGAACTTCCGGAGGAAGGCTGAGAGTACGGTTGGTCGGGTTGCAGGACAGGCATCTAGAGGAGGCGACCGGTACATGGACGCTGGGCTCAAGCGCGAGCTGGAGGAGAAGGTCCGCTCCGGCGAGCGGCTGACCCGTGAGGACGGCATCGCCCTCTACGAGTCGGACGACCTGGCCTGGCTCGGTGGCCTCGCCCACGAGGTGCGCACGCGCAAGAACGGCGACGTCGTCCACTTCAACGTCAACCGCCACCTCAACATGACGAACGTGTGCACCGCTTCGTGCGCGTACTGCTCGTTCCAGCGCAAGCCGGGCGAGAAGGACGCGTACACGATGCGCATCGAGGAGGCCGTGCGCCTGGCCAAGGCCATGGAGAACGACAACCTCACCGAGCTGCACATCGTCAACGGCCTGCACCCGAACCTGCCGTGGCGCTACTACCCGCGCTCGCTGTCCGAACTGAAGAAGGCGCTGCCGAACGTCTCGCTGAAGGCGTTCACGGCGACGGAGATCCACCACTTCGAGACGATCTCCGGCATGTCCGCCTCGGACATCCTGGACGAACTGATCGAGGCCGGCCTGGAGTCGCTCACCGGCGGCGGCGCGGAGATCTTCGACTGGGAGGTCCGGCAGCACATCGTCGACCACCGCACCCACTGGGAGGACTGGTCGCGCATCCACCGGCTGGCGCACTCGAAGGGTCTCAAGACCCCTTCGACGATGCTGTACGGGCACATCGAGGAGCCGCGCCACCGCGTGGACCACGTGCTGCGGCTGCGCGAGCTCCAGGACGAGACCGGTGGCTTCCAGGTCTTCATCCCGCTGCGCTACCAGCACGACTTCGTGGACATGCAGGACGGCAAGGTGCGCAACAAGCTCCAGGCGCGGACGACGATGGCGACGGGCGCCGAGGCGCTCAAGACCTTCGCCGTCTCGCGACTGCTCTTCGACAACGTGCCGCACGTCAAGGTCTTCTGGGTGATGCACGGCGTGCAGACCGCCCAGCTCGCGCTCCAGCACGGCGCGGACGACATGGACGGCTCGGTCGTCGAGTACAAGATCACGCACGACGCGGACAACTACGGCACCCCGAACAAGCTGGGCCGTGAGGATCTGCTGGAGCTGATCCGGGAGGCGGGCTTCCGCCCGGTCGAGCGCAACACGCGCTACGAGATCATCCGCGAGTACCCCGGCCCGGACGCGGGTCTGCGCGAGACCCCGCAGGCGATGCGGGTCTGACGCCGCGTCGCGCGAGGCATGCGGCGAGCCCCGGTCCGATGTGCGGGCCGGGGCTTCGTTGCCAGCGGTGACGGTAATGGATAATCTTTCGCTGTGACCCTTACTTTCACTCTGGATCCGGTCATCGACCCCGCCCTGCGTGACGGCATCCTGTCGCTGTGGGCCGACGTCTCCAACGCGGGCGGCGCCGTGGGCTTCGTGCCCCCGGTCACCCCCGACGACATCCGCCCGGCGCTGATCACGCAGCTCACCGCGGTCGCCGACGGGGGCACCCGGCTCCTCGTCGGGCACGACGGGGCGGGCGAGGTCGCCGCGACCGCCTTCCTCACCCACAACACGCACCGGCTCCAACTGCATTGGGTGTGGGCCTACACGGTGATGGTCCACCCGCGCCACCAGGGCAAGGGGTACGGCCGCGACCTGATGGCCGCGGCGGCGGACGCGGCCCGCTCCCTCGAGGGCATCGACGCGATCCGCCTCGGCTGCCGCGGCGGCCACGGCCTGGAGCACTTCTACGCGTCCTGCGGCTACAAGGAGGTCGGGCGAGTCCCCGACGCCATCCGCGTCGCCCCCGGCGACGACCGCGACGACATCACGATGCTGCTGCCGTTGCACTGAGCCGCCGCCGGGGGTACCCCCAGCGGGCCGGAGAGGGCGAGCGGCGTGCTTCACTGGATGGGCACGTGCCGCCGTACGAAGACGAGAAAGAAGGGGTCACCGTGTCCCTCAAGCCGAGCGCGACGATCCGCTACACCGCGATGCGTCTGGGCATCTTCGTCGGATGCCTCGTCGTCGTCGCCGTCCTGGTCCGCCTCCGCTGGGTGCCCGCCGGGCTCGGGGACGCCAACTTCGCCTGGATCGTGCTGCTGGCCCTCGTCCTCTCCGCTCCGCTCTCCTTCGTGCTGCTGCGCAAGCAGCGCGACGAGATGTCCCAGCAGATCTCCGGCCGCGTGGCGGGCGCGAAGCAGACGCTCGCCGAGAACCGCAGCCAGGAGGACGCGGCCGACGACGCCGCGCGCGCCTGAGCTTCTGGCGCCGGGGTCGCGTTGACCTCCCGTTAGCTTCATCACACACCGAACGCCCCAGTACCGGGTTCACCGCCCGCAGTGCTGGGGCGTTCGTGCGTGGCCGTCTCAAAGAACCCCTTTGAGATTCTCAAAGGGGAAGTGTTAGCGTGTTCAACATGTCGACCACAGTTGCGCACCCGATGACCGCGAGCGTCCCGCTCGTGGCGCGCCTGCACGTCGACCTCTGCCGCCGCGCCTCCGCGGCCTGTTGCTGTTGATCCGCATCGCGAGCTGAATCGATACAGCAGCGGTCCCGGCCGGCCGCCCTTCTGGCTGCTGCCGCACCGCATCACCCCCCCCCGCAGAACTTCCCCCTGTCTTCGTGCGCACCCCCGGAGAGTGTCCGTGTCCGCGTCCCCCCAGGCCCAGGCTCCCGCCAAGGCCTCGTTCAAGTTCCCCTTCTGGGCCCAGATCATCGCCGGTCTGGCCCTCGGCGTCCTCTTCGGCTGGATCGCCCGCAGCCAGGACGTCAGTTGGCTCGGCACCACCCTGGAGAAGACCGGCGACATCTTCGTCCAGCTGCTGAAGCTGGCCATCGCCCCGCTCGTCTTCTTCGCGATCCTGGTGTCCATCACCAACCTGCGGAAGGTGAACAACGCCGCGCGGCTTGCCTCGCGCACGCTGCTCTGGTTCATGATCACCTCGCTGATCGCGGTCGGCATAGGCATAGCCATCGGCCTGCTGACCGACCCGGGCTCGGGCACCGGCCTCACCGCGGCCGACGGCAAGGAGCCCAAGAAGGCCGGCTCCTGGATCGACTTCCTGACCGGGATCGTGCCGACGGACATCGTCACGCCGTTCACCGAGCTGAAGGTCCTTCAGATCGTCTTCCTGGCCGTCGTCGCCGGCATCGCCGCCCTCCAGCTCGGCAACAAGGCCAAGCCGGTCCTCGACCTCGCCGAGTCCGTGCTGGAGCTGCTCCAGAAGGCCCTGTGGTGGGTCATCCGCCTCGCCCCGATCGGCACCATCGGCCTGATCGGCACCGCGATCGCCACGTACGGCTGGGAGCTCATCGGCAAGTACGCGACCTTCACCGCCGACATCTACATCGGCTGCGCCCTGGTGATGTTCGGCGTGTACCCGCTGCTGCTCGCCACGGTCGCCAAGGTCAGCCCGCTGCAGTTCTTCAAGGGCGCCTGGCCCGCCATCCAGCTGGCCTTCGTCTCCCGCTCCTCGGTCGGCACCATGCCGGTCACCCAGAAGGTCACCGAGCGCCTCGGCGTCCCGAAGGAGTACGCCTCCTTCGCCGTCCCGTTCGGCGCCACCACGAAGATGGACGGCTGCGCCGCGATCTACCCGGCGCTCGCCGCGATCTTCATCGCGCAGATCTTCGACGTGCAGCTGGGCATCAAGGAGTACCTGCTCATCGTGTTCGTCTCGGTCATCGGCTCGGCCGCGACGGCCGGTCTGACCGGCGCCACGGTCATGCTGACGCTGACCCTGTCCACGCTGGGCCTGCCGCTGGCGGGCGTCGGCCTGCTGATGGCGATCGACCCGATCCTGGACATGATGCGCACCGCCACCAACGTGGCCGGCCAGGCGCTGGTCCCGGTCATCGTCTCGGCCCGTGAGGGGATCCTGGACAAGGAGGCCTACGCCTCCGCCTCGGCCTCCCCGCTGGACGAGCCCGCCCCGGCGCAGCCCGCGAAGGCGGACCCGGTCCCCGTGGCCGCCTGACGCTTCCGCACTCGCCGCAGCCCCCGCCCCCGTCCGGGCGGGGGCTGCGGCGTGCTCAGCCCAGGGTCTCCCCGCGGATGTACGCGATCGTCCCGAGCACGACCGGCACGGCGAGCCACCACGGGCCCATGGCCCGGCGGACGCTGGGGATGAGGGTGATGAGCAGGCCCAGCACGCTGAGGCACACGGAAACGAAGCACATCGCGGCGGTGTTCTCGTAGCCCTGGTGGTCCCATTCGGCCTGCGGCCCGGCGAACACGGCCAGGAACACGGCAGCGGCGTTCAGCAGGTGGATGATCCCGAGCGGGACCCCGAGCACCCAGCGCAGACATCCCCGGTCCTCGGGCAGGTCGATGTTCTCGCGCGGCAGCCTCAGCCGAGCGTCGCGATACGCACCCACGCGATCACCCCCAGGACGAGGGGCGGGGCGAGCCACCACAGGCCCATGGTCCGGCGGACGGGAGGGATGAGGGTGATCAGGATCCCGGTCACGCTCAGGAAGACGGCGAGCAGGCAGGCCAGCTCGGTTCCGCCGTACCCCTGGGTGTCCCATTCGCCTGCCGGGCCCGCCGACACGGCGAGATAGACGAGGGCGGCGTTCAGCAGGTGGACGAGCCCGAGAGGCACTCCGAACACCCAGCGCACCCATCGACGGTCCCTGGCCAGGGCGCCGTCCCCGCAGCCGTCCGTCATCGCATCGCGTCCTTCACCTTGCCGAGATTGTCGCCGAAATCATTGCCGTAGTTCTGGGCCTTGTCAGACTCCCAGTACGGGCCGCCGTTGTAGCGGGCGGCGATCTCCCGCATCTGGGCATCGGTCAGCTGGTCGGCGGGAACGTCGCCGTAGCCCGCCTCCGCCTTGATCTGGGCAAGGAAACCAGCGGCGATGAAAGCATTCTGCTTCGGGTCCTGCAATGACTCCTCGACGAGGTCGCGCTGGTCGCCGGTGAGGTGCGCCGGATCGTAGCCGAGCACTTCGGCCCCGCGCCGGACCTGGATGGCGATCGGGCCGAAGGAGGTCTCGTCGGGTGCTCCCCCCGCCCGGCTGAAGAGGTTCTCGGGGGTGATGGGGCTCAGGAAGGTATCGGCCAGACCGCGTGCCGTGTCGACACCGTCGTCGATGATCCCGTACTGGCCGCCGATCTCCTTCCAGGCGATGCCCGCGACCAGCTCTTCGGGCAGCCCGGAGCGCTGGGCAGCGGCGCGCAGGATCGCCTTGTTGTGGGAGATCCACTCGGCCCTCTCCTTGTCGTTGCCCGGCGGGTCCCAGTAGTTGTCGTCCGCCTCCGGCAGCCCTGCGACCCGCATCCGGATGTCACGCAGCTCCGGCGACATCTCGGCGTTCCCGAGCGGCCCCGTCATCTCCCGCTTGGGGCCGCTGCCCGGCAGATGGGTCAGCGGGCTGGTGCGGGCCTCCGCGGCCTCCCGGCGGATGTCCGCCATGGCCGCGTACAGGTCGGGCCGGCTGCCGCCGCCCTGCATCTTGAAGTCGGGCAGCAACTCGTACGCCTGCTGGAGCGCGTGCACGCACGTGCTGCGGGCCTCCTGCTCGGTGGTCTTCGCCAGCTGGAAGCTGCCGCCCGCGCCGTCGTGGAGCCGGTTCGCCTCGTCCCGGATGTCGTCCACGTCCATCGTGACCTCGGCCATCCAGTCGAAGACCCCGGTCGTGGCGCGCATGTCCTCCCACTGGCGCATGGGCTCGGCCTCCTGCGCGACCTTGGTGATCGCGGTGCCCTTCGTACCGATCAGCGCGGCGAGTGCCCGCTCGCAGCGCTTGCCGTCGCGGTAGTGGGTCTTGGCGGTGGCCAGGGCCAGGGCATAGGCGTTCAGGGCACTGGCCGCCTTGTCGTAGCCCTCGGCCATGTGGGTCACCAACTGGCGGGCCTCGGCGAGGCGTGAGGTGTACGTGTGGCTGCCGTCGCTCTGCCACTGCGTACGGGTCTCCGCCCGCCGGGCGGGCTCCTCCACCTGGACGAGGAGGTCGCGCAGCCGGCGGAACTCGGCGGCGTTGCGCTCGACGAGGGGAGGGTTGCACTCCTCCAGGAACTCGACGTCCTTGCGATGGCTGAGCCCGCTCACTTGCACTCCGGCGGTACGTACTGCCCTGATTCGAGCAGGTTGTTGAGGAAGGACCGGGCGGTGTCGTCGTCCACGTGGGCGAAGCTGGTGCCGGTCGTCTTGAGACGGGTGGCGAGGGCGGCGAACAGGCTGATCGTGTCCTTGAACTGGTCGTCGGCGAACCGGGCGAAGCGGAGGGCTTCCTTCGAGACGTCGGCGTGTGCCCGCGGGGCGCGGGCCATGGTGGAGGCGTCGCCGTCCGGGCGGCCCTCGTGCAGGAGCGCGGCGATCTCGATGAGGAGGTTGGCGTTGCCGTTGATGGACCCGGCCCCGGCCAGCAGGCTGCCCGGGCTGCCGCTCACCTCCGGCGCCACCTGGTTGAGCCGCATGGCGGGCGACTGCTGCCCGGCCAGGGCGGCAGCCTTGTGCTGCGCCCACTCCGCATCGAACGACACCTGGTTCCCCCCGACTTGACCCGGAAATGATGGATCATGTCCATGCTAATGCGGGGAAATTGGCATCGGCGCCATCAATGCCATCAATGAGTATCCGTACTCAGGACCAGGGCCGGTCGGGGTGCGAGCCTCGGCTGCATGAACAAGATCTACGGGGTGGTGGCGGGAAGCGCGGTTGCCGGGGCGGCCACGGGCTGGATGGCGAGGGCGCTGTGGCTGTGGGCCATCGCGGAGGACCAGCGCAGCTGCGCGGACAGCGTCTCGCTCTGCTTTTCCTTCTACCCGCTCGCAGGGATCGGGTTGTGGGTGCTCCTGGCCGTGCCAGTGCTCATGTGGGCCGTGTGGATGCTGAACGTACGGCCGTTGAAGACGACGGTCGCGGCGTCCTTCGCCCTCCAGTGGTTCATCATCGTCGTCGTGGCAGCCATTTCCCGGCACGAACTCCCCGAGTCCACGGCCCTGACCGTCGGGGCCATGGCGCTGGGTCCGGCGCTGGTCGCGCTCGCCGCCGATCCCGCGAGGCGCTGGGCGGGGCTGATCGCCATCGGCGTGCTGGTGACGGCGGGTCTCTCGCTCGTCTGGCTCTCCATCCACCTGAGCACGAACTTCATCTAGCTGAACGAGTCCCAGGACAGCCTTGAGTCTCCAGTGACTGGAGACAGCAGAGTGGGGGACATGGACGTTACGACCCTCTACTCGATCGGGGAGCTTTCCCGGCGGACCGGCTTGGCCGTGAGGACCATCCGGTTCTACTCCGATTCGGGGGTGGTGGCGCCGACCACCGGAAGCCCCGCCGGCTATCGGCTCTACGATCACGACGCACTGCTTCGTCTCGAACTCCTCCGCACACTGCGCGAGCTGGGCATGGACCTGGCCACGATTCAACGGGTACTGGACCGCGAGCGCTCGGTGGCGGAAGTCGCCGCGGCGCACGCCGATGCCGTGGACATCCAGATCCGGGTGCTGCAACTGCGTCGGAGCGTTCTGCGAGTCGTGGCCGGACGCGGGTCCAGTCCCGAGGAGACCAAGCTCATGCACAGGCTCACGCAGTTGTCCGGCGAGGAACGCCGGCGTTTGATCGACGATTTCATGGAAGGCACCTTCAGCACAGTGGATGGCGACCCGGCCGCGGTGGCCATGGTTCGCGCTGCCACTCCCGACCTCCCCGGTGATCCGTCCGGCGAGCAGGTCGCCGCGTGGGTGGAACTCGCCGAGCTGGTCGGCGACGAGGACTTCCGGGCCCGGATGCGCCGGACGGCCACATACCAGGCCTCCGGGCGCACGCCCGGCATCGAGAGCGAGATCGGCGAGGAACTGATGGGGTTCACCCGTCAGAAGGTGGCCGAGGCCATGGAGTCGGGCATCGACCCGCTCAGCGACAGGGGAGCACCCGTCATCGACGACCTCGTGCACCGCTTCGCCGAGGTGTTCGCGCGCACCCCTGACACGGAATTCCGGGACTGGATGGCCCAGCGGTTCGAAGAGGCGCACGATCCCCGCGTGGACCGGTACTGGTGGCTGGTGTGGATCGTCAACGGCTGGCAGGTGGTGCCGAACCTGATCCCGGTGTACCCCTGGCTCATCCAGGCCCTGCGAAATGGTCGCGCCGCATAGTCACCGCGGTGGGCGGCCGGGTCGCGGATTTCCGCGATTCGGAGGCGGACGTGGGGCGGGGGGAACCGTGACGCGGGGACCCGCGACCCGGTGCGCTCGGACGTCACCCCTTGAAATCACCGGAGGTGAAACCAACCCTCCCGACCCAACCTGCCTCGCCCTCCGGCTCCCGTAACTCACACGGGTGAACTGTGCCAACTGGGCTGGATTTCGGGATGGTTGGCGGGCATATGCTCGGCCCACAACGTCAGACATGAGACGGCCCCCGGCGGGACTGCAATCCCGGTCGAGGGCCTGACCAACTAGGAAGTAGCCCCTTCCCAATGGCTCTGAACGAGCTTAGCGCGCCCCCGCGCGTGTCGTCCCGTGTTCGTGCCGGGACCGCCCAATCCGGTGTCGTCCACGTCAACGTCCGGCACGCCGATCACTACACCGTGGTCGGCAACCACCTTGCGCAGCACCGTGGGTTGTCGCTGGTCGCGATCGGGCTGGCGCTCCACATCCAGTCGCTTCCGGCCGGTGCGAAGGTCGGCATCAAGAGGCTCACCGACCGGTTCCCGGAGGGGGAGGTCCGGATCGCCGCCGCCCTGCGGGAGCTGGAGGCGTTCGGGTACCTGGAGCGCAGCCGCGTCCGGCTGGCCGGCGGGCAGGTGGTCACCCGGACCGTGTCCTACAACCGGCCGCGCGGGATGCCGGCCGTGGCCGAACCGGAACCGGAACCGGAGCCGGAGCCGGTGGCCGAGCCCGCTCCGGTTCCGGAGCCCGCGCCCGAGCCCGTACCTCCACCAGCAGTGGACGCGCCGCCCGCGCGGCTCCGGCAGGAGGCCGAGGACCTGCTCGCGCGGCTGCGTGCCGACGACCCCCGGCTGTTGCTCGCGTACAAGGACGTGAAGCGACTCGCGCCCGGAGTGGCGGCCTGGCTGGAGCGCGGGGCCGACCCCGAAGCCGTACGACAGGTCCTGGCCGGAGACCTGCCCGTCCCCCTCCGCCATCCGGCGGGCCTGATCGCGCACCGCCTCCAGGCGAGCCTTCCGCCGCACCTTCCGCCGGCCCCGGTCGCCCGGCCGGTCCGCCGCCCCGACCCGCTCCAGAACTGCGACGGCTGCGAACGCGCCTTCCGCGCACCCGAACCGGGCCGCTGCCGGGACTGTCCGCCCGATGAGACGGCGGTCGCGGCGTAGTCACGAAGTCGGTGGTCGCGTGGAGCGTCCGTGAAGAAGGCGGTCAGGGGGGTGGCCGGACGGGTTACCGGTACGTAGATTACCGGCGGTAACTCCGTATTCCAGCCGAGGAGAGTCCGCCGTGGAAGCCGAGCTGAGGCTGGTCAGGCCCGTAGAGCCCGTCGAACCCGTCAAGACGGTCATCGACGGGGTGGTGCGCGAGGTGCACGTGCCCGCGCTGGTGGGCCCGCCGCAGAAGGGGTCGCTCGGGGACATCCCCTTCGACAACGCCCGGGAGGCGCCCGGCGAGGCGGTGCTCGCGCGCAAGGACCGGGACGGGAACTGGCGGGACGTGTCGGCGGCCCAGTTCGCCGCCGAGGTGCTCGCCGTCGCGAAAGGGCTGATAGCCGAGGGGCTGAGGGAGGGCGACCGGCTCGCCATCATGGCCCGCACGACCTACGAGTGGACGCTGCTCGACTTCGCCGGATGGGCCGCCGGGCTGGTCACCGTACCGATCTACCCCACCTCCTCCGCCCTCCAGGCACGCTGGATCATCCAGGACTCCGGCGCCGTGGCCTGCGCCGTCGAGGACAC is a genomic window containing:
- a CDS encoding dicarboxylate/amino acid:cation symporter; amino-acid sequence: MSASPQAQAPAKASFKFPFWAQIIAGLALGVLFGWIARSQDVSWLGTTLEKTGDIFVQLLKLAIAPLVFFAILVSITNLRKVNNAARLASRTLLWFMITSLIAVGIGIAIGLLTDPGSGTGLTAADGKEPKKAGSWIDFLTGIVPTDIVTPFTELKVLQIVFLAVVAGIAALQLGNKAKPVLDLAESVLELLQKALWWVIRLAPIGTIGLIGTAIATYGWELIGKYATFTADIYIGCALVMFGVYPLLLATVAKVSPLQFFKGAWPAIQLAFVSRSSVGTMPVTQKVTERLGVPKEYASFAVPFGATTKMDGCAAIYPALAAIFIAQIFDVQLGIKEYLLIVFVSVIGSAATAGLTGATVMLTLTLSTLGLPLAGVGLLMAIDPILDMMRTATNVAGQALVPVIVSAREGILDKEAYASASASPLDEPAPAQPAKADPVPVAA
- a CDS encoding MerR family transcriptional regulator, producing MDVTTLYSIGELSRRTGLAVRTIRFYSDSGVVAPTTGSPAGYRLYDHDALLRLELLRTLRELGMDLATIQRVLDRERSVAEVAAAHADAVDIQIRVLQLRRSVLRVVAGRGSSPEETKLMHRLTQLSGEERRRLIDDFMEGTFSTVDGDPAAVAMVRAATPDLPGDPSGEQVAAWVELAELVGDEDFRARMRRTATYQASGRTPGIESEIGEELMGFTRQKVAEAMESGIDPLSDRGAPVIDDLVHRFAEVFARTPDTEFRDWMAQRFEEAHDPRVDRYWWLVWIVNGWQVVPNLIPVYPWLIQALRNGRAA
- a CDS encoding helix-turn-helix domain-containing protein, giving the protein MALNELSAPPRVSSRVRAGTAQSGVVHVNVRHADHYTVVGNHLAQHRGLSLVAIGLALHIQSLPAGAKVGIKRLTDRFPEGEVRIAAALRELEAFGYLERSRVRLAGGQVVTRTVSYNRPRGMPAVAEPEPEPEPEPVAEPAPVPEPAPEPVPPPAVDAPPARLRQEAEDLLARLRADDPRLLLAYKDVKRLAPGVAAWLERGADPEAVRQVLAGDLPVPLRHPAGLIAHRLQASLPPHLPPAPVARPVRRPDPLQNCDGCERAFRAPEPGRCRDCPPDETAVAA